Proteins found in one Elgaria multicarinata webbii isolate HBS135686 ecotype San Diego chromosome 12, rElgMul1.1.pri, whole genome shotgun sequence genomic segment:
- the IKBKB gene encoding inhibitor of nuclear factor kappa-B kinase subunit beta isoform X1 translates to MAPQPQPPPPPAPLQPMTSCGPWEMRERLGTGGFGNVIRWHHKETGEQIAIKQCRQELSPRNRERWCLEIQIMKRLNHPNVVAARDVPEGMQNLAHNDLPLLAMEYCQGGDLRRHLNQLENCCGLRERAILILLSDIASALRYLHENRIIHRDLKPENIVLQQGEERLIHKIIDLGYAKELDQGSLCTSFVGTLQYLAPELLEQQKYTVTVDYWSFGTLAFECITGFRPFLPNWQPVQWHSKVRQKSELDIVVCESLSGEVKFSSKLPHPNNLNSLLADRLEKWLQLMLKWHPRQRGTDPTYGTNGCFKALDDILNLKLVHILNMVTGIVHVYSLAEEETLQSVKTKIQADTGIPEQDQELLQEGGLALFPEKPAIQYLADIKLNDATATDTGLFFLFDNRKVTYESQISPRPHSESINWILQDPNKILAFFQLRKVWGQVWHTIRSLNEDFNQLQNGQKAAMRNLLRHNSTLSKMKNNMASLSQQLKAKLNFFKTSIQIDLEKYNEQIEFGITSEKLLLAWKEMEQAVDLCGREEEVEQLVKKTMALQTDIVDLQRTPQGRKQGSSLDDLEEQARDLYRKLREKPRDQRSSGDSQEVVRLLLQAIQTFEKKVRLLYVQLSNTVVCKQKALELFPKVDEVMSLMNEDEKTVVRLQEKRQKELWNLLKIACVSEVEKSSKVRGPVTGSPDSVNMSRFCNHGQLSLQVTTPHNLTDSGIKSDELLMESQSLCNQLESVMLDTMKDQEHRLTNLDWSWLKLQAEDRQNPEQTQM, encoded by the exons ATGGCGCCTCAGCcgcagccccctcctcccccggCGCCGCTCCAGCCCATGACCAGCTGCGGGCCATGGGAGATGCGGGAGCGCTTGGGGACCGGAGGCTTCGGCAACGTTATCCGCTGGCACCACAAG GAAACTGGAGAGCAAATTGCTATCAAACAGTGTCGTCAGGAGCTCAGCCCCCGCAACAGAGAAAGATGGTGTCTGGAAATACAGATCATGAAACG TCTAAATCATCCCAATGTGGTGGCTGCCCGAGATGTCCCAGAAGGGATGCAAAATCTTGCACATAACGACTTGCCACTTCTGGCTATGGAGTATTGCCAGGGAGGAGATCTCAGAAGA CACCTGAACCAACTTGAGAACTGCTGTGGCCTTCGTGAGAGAGCTATCCTCATCTTGTTGTCAGACATTG CCTCTGCTCTCCGATATCTTCATGAGAACAGGATCATCCACAGAGACTTGAAACCAGAAAATATTGTCCTGCAACAAGGAGAAGAGAGG CTAATACACAAGATCATTGATTTGGGATACGCCAAAGAACTGGATCAAGGCAGCCTTTGCACTTCCTTTGTTGGGACATTGCAATATCTG GCGCCAGAGCTGCTGGAGCAGCAGAAGTACACGGTGACAGTGGATTACTGGAGCTTTGGTACATTAGCATTTGAATGTATCACAGGCTTCCGACCTTTTCTGCCCAACTGGCAACCAGTACAATG GCATTCAAAAGTCCGCCAGAAGAGTGAGCTGGATATTGTTGTCTGTGAAAGCTTGTCTGGAGAAGTGAAATTTTCTAGCAAACTGCCACACCCCAATAATCTGAACAG TCTTTTGGCTGATAGGCTGGAGAAATGGTTACAGCTTATGCTCAAATGGCATCCAAGGCAAAGAGGCACTGATCCCACGTATGGCACCAATGGTTGTTTCAAGGCTTTGGATGATATCTTGAATTTAAAA CTGGTTCATATCCTAAACATGGTTACAGGTATTGTGCACGTGTACTCTCTAGCTGAGGAAGAGACCTTACAGAGTGTAAAAACCAAGATCCAGGCAGATACGGGCATTCCGGAGCAGGACCAAGAGCTCCTGCAAGAAGGGGGGTTAGCATTGTTTCCTGAGAAGCCAGCCATTCAGTATCTAGCTGACATAAAG CTGAATGATGCCACAGCCACTGACACAGGCCTCTTCTTCCTGTTTGACAACCGAAAAGTTACGTACGAATCTCAGATCTCCCCACGGCCTCATTCAGAAAGCATTAACTGGATCC TGCAGGATCCAAACAAGATCCTCGCCTTCTTCCAGCTGCGGAAAGTATGGGGTCAGGTCTGGCACACAATCCGAAGTTTGAATGAGGACTTTAACCAGCTTCAGAATGGTCAAAAAGCAGCCAT GAGGAACCTGCTACggcacaacagcaccctttcCAAGATGAAGAATAACATGGCCTCCTTATCCCAGCAGCTGAAGGCAAAGCTGAACTTCTTCAAAACCAGCATCCAGATTGACCTGGAGAAGTACAACGAGCAAATTGAATTTGGGATCA CCTCTGAGAAACTGCTGCTGGCCTGGAAGGAAATGGAGCAGGCTGTAGACCTCTGTGGGAGG GAGGAAGAAGTTGAGCAGCTGGTGAAGAAGACCATGGCCCTGCAAACAGACATTGTAGACCTGCAGAGAACCCCACAGGGCCGGAAACAGGGGAGCTCCCTGGATGACCT AGAGGAACAAGCAAGGGACTTATACCGAAAACTGAGGGAAAAACCAAGAG aCCAAAGAAGTAGCGGAGATAGCCAAGAAGTAGTGCGATTGCTACTACAGGCAATCCAAACCTTTGAAAAGAAAGTCCGCCTCCTGTATGTTCAGCTCAG TAATACGGTTGTCTGCAAGCAAAAGGCCCTGGAGTTGTTTCCTAAAGTGGATGAGGTGATGAGCCTGATGAATGAAGATGAGAAAACAGTGGTCAGGCTTCAGGAGAAACGGCAGAAAGAACTGTGGAACCTGCTGAAAATTGCCTGTGTGAGTGAAGTGGAAAAGAGT AGCAAGGTGCGTGGGCCTGTCACGGGGAGCCCTGACAGCGTGAATATGTCGCGTTTTTGTAACCATGGTCAGCTGTCACTGCAGGTCACAACCCCACACAATTTAACAGATTCTGGGATTAAAAG TGATGAGCTGCTGATGGAGTCTCAAAGCCTCTGCAATCAGCTGGAGAGTGTGATGCTTGACACAATGAAGGATCAAGAGCACCGCCTTACG aatTTGGACTGGAGTTGGCTGAAACTTCAAGCAGAAGACAGACAGAATCCAGAGCAAACCCAGATGTGA
- the IKBKB gene encoding inhibitor of nuclear factor kappa-B kinase subunit beta isoform X2: MAPQPQPPPPPAPLQPMTSCGPWEMRERLGTGGFGNVIRWHHKETGEQIAIKQCRQELSPRNRERWCLEIQIMKRLNHPNVVAARDVPEGMQNLAHNDLPLLAMEYCQGGDLRRHLNQLENCCGLRERAILILLSDIASALRYLHENRIIHRDLKPENIVLQQGEERLIHKIIDLGYAKELDQGSLCTSFVGTLQYLAPELLEQQKYTVTVDYWSFGTLAFECITGFRPFLPNWQPVQWHSKVRQKSELDIVVCESLSGEVKFSSKLPHPNNLNSLLADRLEKWLQLMLKWHPRQRGTDPTYGTNGCFKALDDILNLKLVHILNMVTGIVHVYSLAEEETLQSVKTKIQADTGIPEQDQELLQEGGLALFPEKPAIQYLADIKLNDATATDTGLFFLFDNRKVTYESQISPRPHSESINWILQDPNKILAFFQLRKVWGQVWHTIRSLNEDFNQLQNGQKAAMRNLLRHNSTLSKMKNNMASLSQQLKAKLNFFKTSIQIDLEKYNEQIEFGITSEKLLLAWKEMEQAVDLCGREEEVEQLVKKTMALQTDIVDLQRTPQGRKQGSSLDDLEEQARDLYRKLREKPRDQRSSGDSQEVVRLLLQAIQTFEKKVRLLYVQLSNTVVCKQKALELFPKVDEVMSLMNEDEKTVVRLQEKRQKELWNLLKIACSKVRGPVTGSPDSVNMSRFCNHGQLSLQVTTPHNLTDSGIKSDELLMESQSLCNQLESVMLDTMKDQEHRLTNLDWSWLKLQAEDRQNPEQTQM; the protein is encoded by the exons ATGGCGCCTCAGCcgcagccccctcctcccccggCGCCGCTCCAGCCCATGACCAGCTGCGGGCCATGGGAGATGCGGGAGCGCTTGGGGACCGGAGGCTTCGGCAACGTTATCCGCTGGCACCACAAG GAAACTGGAGAGCAAATTGCTATCAAACAGTGTCGTCAGGAGCTCAGCCCCCGCAACAGAGAAAGATGGTGTCTGGAAATACAGATCATGAAACG TCTAAATCATCCCAATGTGGTGGCTGCCCGAGATGTCCCAGAAGGGATGCAAAATCTTGCACATAACGACTTGCCACTTCTGGCTATGGAGTATTGCCAGGGAGGAGATCTCAGAAGA CACCTGAACCAACTTGAGAACTGCTGTGGCCTTCGTGAGAGAGCTATCCTCATCTTGTTGTCAGACATTG CCTCTGCTCTCCGATATCTTCATGAGAACAGGATCATCCACAGAGACTTGAAACCAGAAAATATTGTCCTGCAACAAGGAGAAGAGAGG CTAATACACAAGATCATTGATTTGGGATACGCCAAAGAACTGGATCAAGGCAGCCTTTGCACTTCCTTTGTTGGGACATTGCAATATCTG GCGCCAGAGCTGCTGGAGCAGCAGAAGTACACGGTGACAGTGGATTACTGGAGCTTTGGTACATTAGCATTTGAATGTATCACAGGCTTCCGACCTTTTCTGCCCAACTGGCAACCAGTACAATG GCATTCAAAAGTCCGCCAGAAGAGTGAGCTGGATATTGTTGTCTGTGAAAGCTTGTCTGGAGAAGTGAAATTTTCTAGCAAACTGCCACACCCCAATAATCTGAACAG TCTTTTGGCTGATAGGCTGGAGAAATGGTTACAGCTTATGCTCAAATGGCATCCAAGGCAAAGAGGCACTGATCCCACGTATGGCACCAATGGTTGTTTCAAGGCTTTGGATGATATCTTGAATTTAAAA CTGGTTCATATCCTAAACATGGTTACAGGTATTGTGCACGTGTACTCTCTAGCTGAGGAAGAGACCTTACAGAGTGTAAAAACCAAGATCCAGGCAGATACGGGCATTCCGGAGCAGGACCAAGAGCTCCTGCAAGAAGGGGGGTTAGCATTGTTTCCTGAGAAGCCAGCCATTCAGTATCTAGCTGACATAAAG CTGAATGATGCCACAGCCACTGACACAGGCCTCTTCTTCCTGTTTGACAACCGAAAAGTTACGTACGAATCTCAGATCTCCCCACGGCCTCATTCAGAAAGCATTAACTGGATCC TGCAGGATCCAAACAAGATCCTCGCCTTCTTCCAGCTGCGGAAAGTATGGGGTCAGGTCTGGCACACAATCCGAAGTTTGAATGAGGACTTTAACCAGCTTCAGAATGGTCAAAAAGCAGCCAT GAGGAACCTGCTACggcacaacagcaccctttcCAAGATGAAGAATAACATGGCCTCCTTATCCCAGCAGCTGAAGGCAAAGCTGAACTTCTTCAAAACCAGCATCCAGATTGACCTGGAGAAGTACAACGAGCAAATTGAATTTGGGATCA CCTCTGAGAAACTGCTGCTGGCCTGGAAGGAAATGGAGCAGGCTGTAGACCTCTGTGGGAGG GAGGAAGAAGTTGAGCAGCTGGTGAAGAAGACCATGGCCCTGCAAACAGACATTGTAGACCTGCAGAGAACCCCACAGGGCCGGAAACAGGGGAGCTCCCTGGATGACCT AGAGGAACAAGCAAGGGACTTATACCGAAAACTGAGGGAAAAACCAAGAG aCCAAAGAAGTAGCGGAGATAGCCAAGAAGTAGTGCGATTGCTACTACAGGCAATCCAAACCTTTGAAAAGAAAGTCCGCCTCCTGTATGTTCAGCTCAG TAATACGGTTGTCTGCAAGCAAAAGGCCCTGGAGTTGTTTCCTAAAGTGGATGAGGTGATGAGCCTGATGAATGAAGATGAGAAAACAGTGGTCAGGCTTCAGGAGAAACGGCAGAAAGAACTGTGGAACCTGCTGAAAATTGCCTGT AGCAAGGTGCGTGGGCCTGTCACGGGGAGCCCTGACAGCGTGAATATGTCGCGTTTTTGTAACCATGGTCAGCTGTCACTGCAGGTCACAACCCCACACAATTTAACAGATTCTGGGATTAAAAG TGATGAGCTGCTGATGGAGTCTCAAAGCCTCTGCAATCAGCTGGAGAGTGTGATGCTTGACACAATGAAGGATCAAGAGCACCGCCTTACG aatTTGGACTGGAGTTGGCTGAAACTTCAAGCAGAAGACAGACAGAATCCAGAGCAAACCCAGATGTGA